Proteins from a genomic interval of Capsicum annuum cultivar UCD-10X-F1 chromosome 4, UCD10Xv1.1, whole genome shotgun sequence:
- the LOC107867993 gene encoding filament-like plant protein 3 isoform X2 (The sequence of the model RefSeq protein was modified relative to this genomic sequence to represent the inferred CDS: added 52 bases not found in genome assembly) — MDRRSWLWRRKSSEKSPSGDTESSAGSISSHFSDDQVLLNHNTQSPEVTSKTAPSDEELNETVNTLSAKLSEALVNIREKEDLVKQHAKVAEEAVSGWEKAEADVLIQKRLAETANQKNSILEEHISHLDEALKECLRQLRQAREEQEQNVQVAVEKTSCEWVSRKSELENKRVRLQSQLQSSKSKDSNIQDLQCKLEYVEKQNSVLKLELVSISEELKLMTFQRDLSTDAAETASKQQLESVKKVAKLEAECRMLKAFVLKRSAVNDHKSSPASSAYVEPSTHSLLNTVALLSTVENDNCSMSGLEPNNNYQYSSGFLSSGLVSELSQYIHGKPHKKDLTAPSLEINLMDDFLEMEKLAARPDTVCESSNCRGAHINEPILRTELRPPISQTAEVEKLTKMEVEKLKLQMELTECQVELNIFKEQLKESKNSLIEVRAQLSMENEARRKLEAEFKATITKLKDFTERSQKLEAEIVELKEKLSMAYEATRKFEAEVEPARTIFKDLAERLEKVQIDVVELQAQLITAEEAKRAAEAEVEATNMKLKKLEFCLEETEVKSIGIQTQLEMVEGMKSGVDAELEATNAKKYGLQLQLKATELELQALLSKVDCLLEELSKEKDLHQKTAAKLQKLEIDNSVIKSASQLRKGAIFREFKINKDQEMAIATRRFAECQKTIASINWQLKSLAMMDYFLIDSDEPLQIQ; from the exons ATGGACCGGCGTAGTTGGTTGTGGCGGAGGAAGTCGTCGGAGAAGAGTCCGAGTGGTGACACTGAAAGCTCTGCTGGATCCATTTCATCCCATTTCTCTGATGATCAG GTTCTTCTGAATCACAACACTCAATCACCAGAAGTCACATCTAAAACAGCTCCCAGTGATGAAGAACTTAATGAAACTGTCAACACTCTATCAGCTAAATTATCAGAAGCTCTTGTGAACATCCGCGAGAAGGAAGACTTGGTAAAGCAGCATGCAAAAGTAGCCGAGGAAGCTGTGTCAG GATGGGAGAAGGCTGAAGCTGATGTATTGATCCAGAAGAGACTAGCTGAGACAGCAAACCAAAAGAACTCAATCCTTGAAGAGCATATCAGTCATCTTGATGAAGCACTTAAAGAGTGTCTGAGACAGCTTCGACAGGCAAGAGAAGAGCAAGAGCAGAATGTCCAGGTCGCTGTAGagaagacaagttgtgagtgggTGTCTAGAAAGTCTGAACTCGAAAATAAGCGTGTTCGGCTCCAGTCTCAACTGCAAAGTTCTAAATCCAAAGACAGTAACATCCAAGATCTTCAGTGTAAGCTTGAATATGTGGAGAaacagaactcagtactcaaGCTTGAACTTGTTTCCATATCCGAGGAGCTCAAACTAATGACATTTCAGAGAGACTTAAGCACTGATGCTGCTGAAACAGCTAGCAAACAACAGCTGGAGAGTGTCAAGAAGGTGGCTAAGCTTGAAGCAGAATGCCGTATGCTAAAGGCATTTGTTCTGAAAAGATCAGCCGTTAATGACCACAAGTCTAGCCCTGCTTCCTCTGCTTATGTTGAACCTTCCACTCATAGTTTATTAAATACTGTTGCACTGCTGTCCACAGTCGAAAATGATAATTGCAGCATGAGTGGTTTGGAGCCAAATAATAATTACCAGTACAGTTCTGGCTTCTTATCTTCCGGTTTGGTTTCTGAATTGAGTCAATATATACATGGAAAGCCACATAAAAAAGACCTTACAGCACCGTCGCTGGAGataaatttgatggatgattttcTTGAGATGGAGAAGCTTGCAGCACGTCCTGACACAGTGTGTGAAAGCAGCAATTGCAGAGGAGCTCACATTAACGAACCCATTTTAAGAACTGAACTTAGACCCCCGATTAGTCAGACAGCTGAAGTGGAGAAGTTGACAAAGATGGAGGTGGAGAAATTGAAACTACAGATGGAATTAACTGAGTGTCAGGTTGAGCTTAACATAtttaaagaacaattaaaagaatcAAAGAACAGTTTAATTGAGGTAAGAGCTCAGTTATCTATGGAAAATGAAGCCAGGAGGAAATTGGAGGCTGAATTCAAGGCTACTATAACCAAGCTTAAAGACTTTACAGAACGTTCGCAGAAACTGGAGGCTGAAATTGTGGAGCTCAAAGAAAAGTTATCTATGGCATATGAAGCAACAAGGAAATTTGAGGCAGAAGTTGAGCCTGCCAGAACTATATTCAAGGATTTAGCTGAACGCTTAGAAAAAGTGCAAATTGATGTAGTGGAGCTCCAAGCTCAGCTCATTACAGCTGAGGAAGCAAAAAGAGCTGCTGAGGcagaagttgaagctaccaatATGAAGCTTAAGAAATTAGAATTTTGCTTGGAGGAAACTGAAGTCAAGTCTATAGGGATTCAAACCCAACTAGAAATGGTGGAAGGAATGAAATCTGGAGTTGATGCTGAACTTGAAGCTACCAATGCAAAGAAATATGGGTTACAGTTACAACTTAAAGCGACTGAATTGGAGCTGCAAGCACTGCTTTCTAAAGTTGATTGTCTTCTAGAGGAGCTTTCCAAGGAAAAGGACTTGCACCAGAAAACCGCTGCAAAGTTACAGaaactggaaattgataattcaGTGATAAAATC GATCAAGAAATGGCAATAGCAACTCGTCGATTTGCAGAGTGCCAAAAGACAATCGCTTCCATTAATTGGCAATTGAAGTCCCTTGCTATGATGGATTATTTCTTGATCGACTCAGATGAACCATTGCAAATACAATGA
- the LOC107867993 gene encoding filament-like plant protein 3 isoform X1 (The sequence of the model RefSeq protein was modified relative to this genomic sequence to represent the inferred CDS: added 52 bases not found in genome assembly) — protein MNKLGKQSYLCLHSTPGTSFPIDIIAMRILVKNEEVVFELSIGSFPWMDRRSWLWRRKSSEKSPSGDTESSAGSISSHFSDDQVLLNHNTQSPEVTSKTAPSDEELNETVNTLSAKLSEALVNIREKEDLVKQHAKVAEEAVSGWEKAEADVLIQKRLAETANQKNSILEEHISHLDEALKECLRQLRQAREEQEQNVQVAVEKTSCEWVSRKSELENKRVRLQSQLQSSKSKDSNIQDLQCKLEYVEKQNSVLKLELVSISEELKLMTFQRDLSTDAAETASKQQLESVKKVAKLEAECRMLKAFVLKRSAVNDHKSSPASSAYVEPSTHSLLNTVALLSTVENDNCSMSGLEPNNNYQYSSGFLSSGLVSELSQYIHGKPHKKDLTAPSLEINLMDDFLEMEKLAARPDTVCESSNCRGAHINEPILRTELRPPISQTAEVEKLTKMEVEKLKLQMELTECQVELNIFKEQLKESKNSLIEVRAQLSMENEARRKLEAEFKATITKLKDFTERSQKLEAEIVELKEKLSMAYEATRKFEAEVEPARTIFKDLAERLEKVQIDVVELQAQLITAEEAKRAAEAEVEATNMKLKKLEFCLEETEVKSIGIQTQLEMVEGMKSGVDAELEATNAKKYGLQLQLKATELELQALLSKVDCLLEELSKEKDLHQKTAAKLQKLEIDNSVIKSASQLRKGAIFREFKINKDQEMAIATRRFAECQKTIASINWQLKSLAMMDYFLIDSDEPLQIQ, from the exons GAATTTTAGTTAAGAATGAGGAGGTAGTGTTTGAATTGAGTATTGGGAGTTTCCCTTGGATGGACCGGCGTAGTTGGTTGTGGCGGAGGAAGTCGTCGGAGAAGAGTCCGAGTGGTGACACTGAAAGCTCTGCTGGATCCATTTCATCCCATTTCTCTGATGATCAG GTTCTTCTGAATCACAACACTCAATCACCAGAAGTCACATCTAAAACAGCTCCCAGTGATGAAGAACTTAATGAAACTGTCAACACTCTATCAGCTAAATTATCAGAAGCTCTTGTGAACATCCGCGAGAAGGAAGACTTGGTAAAGCAGCATGCAAAAGTAGCCGAGGAAGCTGTGTCAG GATGGGAGAAGGCTGAAGCTGATGTATTGATCCAGAAGAGACTAGCTGAGACAGCAAACCAAAAGAACTCAATCCTTGAAGAGCATATCAGTCATCTTGATGAAGCACTTAAAGAGTGTCTGAGACAGCTTCGACAGGCAAGAGAAGAGCAAGAGCAGAATGTCCAGGTCGCTGTAGagaagacaagttgtgagtgggTGTCTAGAAAGTCTGAACTCGAAAATAAGCGTGTTCGGCTCCAGTCTCAACTGCAAAGTTCTAAATCCAAAGACAGTAACATCCAAGATCTTCAGTGTAAGCTTGAATATGTGGAGAaacagaactcagtactcaaGCTTGAACTTGTTTCCATATCCGAGGAGCTCAAACTAATGACATTTCAGAGAGACTTAAGCACTGATGCTGCTGAAACAGCTAGCAAACAACAGCTGGAGAGTGTCAAGAAGGTGGCTAAGCTTGAAGCAGAATGCCGTATGCTAAAGGCATTTGTTCTGAAAAGATCAGCCGTTAATGACCACAAGTCTAGCCCTGCTTCCTCTGCTTATGTTGAACCTTCCACTCATAGTTTATTAAATACTGTTGCACTGCTGTCCACAGTCGAAAATGATAATTGCAGCATGAGTGGTTTGGAGCCAAATAATAATTACCAGTACAGTTCTGGCTTCTTATCTTCCGGTTTGGTTTCTGAATTGAGTCAATATATACATGGAAAGCCACATAAAAAAGACCTTACAGCACCGTCGCTGGAGataaatttgatggatgattttcTTGAGATGGAGAAGCTTGCAGCACGTCCTGACACAGTGTGTGAAAGCAGCAATTGCAGAGGAGCTCACATTAACGAACCCATTTTAAGAACTGAACTTAGACCCCCGATTAGTCAGACAGCTGAAGTGGAGAAGTTGACAAAGATGGAGGTGGAGAAATTGAAACTACAGATGGAATTAACTGAGTGTCAGGTTGAGCTTAACATAtttaaagaacaattaaaagaatcAAAGAACAGTTTAATTGAGGTAAGAGCTCAGTTATCTATGGAAAATGAAGCCAGGAGGAAATTGGAGGCTGAATTCAAGGCTACTATAACCAAGCTTAAAGACTTTACAGAACGTTCGCAGAAACTGGAGGCTGAAATTGTGGAGCTCAAAGAAAAGTTATCTATGGCATATGAAGCAACAAGGAAATTTGAGGCAGAAGTTGAGCCTGCCAGAACTATATTCAAGGATTTAGCTGAACGCTTAGAAAAAGTGCAAATTGATGTAGTGGAGCTCCAAGCTCAGCTCATTACAGCTGAGGAAGCAAAAAGAGCTGCTGAGGcagaagttgaagctaccaatATGAAGCTTAAGAAATTAGAATTTTGCTTGGAGGAAACTGAAGTCAAGTCTATAGGGATTCAAACCCAACTAGAAATGGTGGAAGGAATGAAATCTGGAGTTGATGCTGAACTTGAAGCTACCAATGCAAAGAAATATGGGTTACAGTTACAACTTAAAGCGACTGAATTGGAGCTGCAAGCACTGCTTTCTAAAGTTGATTGTCTTCTAGAGGAGCTTTCCAAGGAAAAGGACTTGCACCAGAAAACCGCTGCAAAGTTACAGaaactggaaattgataattcaGTGATAAAATC GATCAAGAAATGGCAATAGCAACTCGTCGATTTGCAGAGTGCCAAAAGACAATCGCTTCCATTAATTGGCAATTGAAGTCCCTTGCTATGATGGATTATTTCTTGATCGACTCAGATGAACCATTGCAAATACAATGA